A genomic stretch from Rhabdothermincola salaria includes:
- a CDS encoding fibronectin type III domain-containing protein, whose translation MRLWWAVAMAVVVAAAATGVAAIVGADEPVWDAEDVLVVAAVDVDTTSGSRAVSVTWPTPGGTIDGFELLRDGAVVATAGGDARALVDPAAPEGGDMAYSVRAMAEGRELAELRGPEVRITADTLDCTITWTGAAGDGWGDDRNWAPVLVDAKGDPTLRSPGPADAACVEANHNLPISISEKEPAVGSLAAPAGSAAAGPLRMVDGGGLEVLGSFDARNLRIDGGDLALRAGGVIRATSTVDLSLRGGSLDITGTLAVTNGLNGDVRVYDGAVVSLHGGRLLVDELTIGPPRIGLPADASLVASGGHVLEASRTSVNGRGDLSVAGDGGTLRTGSLDVWRNDGDGRTSVAWAVGGVGDALTPDSIRSRADNELVLGDLLAIDAGDDVLEGVELDVEGRLVLGEKVGAIGDLTLQGPDAELLTGGSAVPNAGVEHVDRLNVWSTSTVWPGDLSSEAISLDDAELSVQGALTDGPADGFELEMRRSTLRVGDPLVIPPGRELALYFGPSVFDGDLVLDGRLPLDQAIDGTEFPSLTVSGDVQVRDGGEITLLHGQDALEVQGRLTVDPDGVISVWLDEAPDGPVLLVPAGGAVADPRSIALTGPGADKAVVEVRNDGLWAVPGDPGDPGDPGDPGDPGDPGDPGDPGDPGDPGDPGDPGEKCTEALPGVLGLSLTGCWSDRGEGVYAAGVAVAPDGDLPGIGGIVFEPSAGVELLLDLSEPTQPRLRSVLSADESQLGDTSVTVPLIGRDGGDVDGASFPASDGSSIDLGTFGVDWRLDQPIDLASVADLFGLPLPDGMTLQVVNDAWLLGAPIPLPAVVGGQTADFAAVISDLGIDPADLSLEGIEDAVFAELAALQDLALTWAGDTTWRIVSAIGDPFAIDGELDYDGDLTAGTLVVSGLSVAGLGDPDATVTLEFDRSQGRWSGQYEVADGQRVDVELDTDGTSLVGGTVALADVAFGLATVEDFEMTYRAGVWALTGTVTHLGGTDSLMGALVTDEGEIVNLEVTLTASYGPFGRLDPFSLSYAGEDATLPDGSPAPEGAEVYAVAATMHSGGETSSVDGFMAFDGGVVLADLSVDVALGELASLDGRLSYDPAKSPDWVLGGTDGSEMATLTCGTGQSEIGGALRLDDGAPVAGRLRATGLCVGVAQLTEIELLVAPDEGGTAFDLTARVAQATDEDAVVTGRLHFVEGRIEEGALAIPETTIEGLVTLPETFLAVTRDGDVERWEATIRGGPLRELELAFDDGALVAGDLWLAPEDDDGPPVVSWGDWLAVESLRLTFDGDAGTWAVEGNLAEPDAEITGELVVDDGRVLSGALQIDGVEIGPLAQVDLTLTVDAVVDRRLALTGEVRGKAFEGDRAVSGELVFTSGGQLESGFLSLSALPIGELATVEDVEIAFTLGTSWALSGTILDANGKLLNDVEGLLEYDEGFLTAAELEVGTLSLGVATIDDLELELTRSQDDTNRTGSYAISGLVDVPAVTTPDKGLEAGPPEPVTGSLTMVDGRIESMQLGVPMLQLGGLAYLEDLELGYDHDEADDLATVSGAAGLVTAGDLPRVDASLGLTFRDGRIVDATVEADGLPLGGLFKLSDLSLTTDAALTECPGLEREVPDPARPELRLWAVSAVVGQDEVPVTGCLGIEDGTLVAAQLGLGSVELTELFRFEDLLLTYEGLEQATLPTTEGGEAVLDRTVLALSGTVITGESDTRTFAGQAAVMDGGLESLELSMSTLPLVGGVELRQLRIAYDQSGRWDGESDTTFALSGQAVHGGGTTAVSGSFSLAPEGRGGRVQAASIDIHELPVGPLLLNRFGLVYTADEGGSGWAIGGSVTVPGGETFAIDGEAVVAEGRLVSATMTIPRLPIYDQLQLADMEFAYSFDDKTGLTSWSGSGEVEGFGSGKGPAASVDLVIDGQGRLVDGEILAERVEWDGLLTLEQFRLITADTDDGRIWDVSAAVLSPQGASSSLTGSVTLEDGRVMAGNLSVTGLSIAGLVEVEELSLSASTEGDTTTWAGALLARSGGFEAEGSATMTWADGRLAEASLALGDVRLGETLTIEQFQLDFPADVDGLPGWAAKGSVRHEGGLSTLGGELAFVDGLPHRGELVAENLQFGPLALDDFSLAVTDGEVDSCDTTVGADAGSVVYALGATIGYGDGNTSSAGGHMELTDGRMTDAALCGDGIRMTELAVLDDVHLSYRAATVDRPLERWSGAATVRDGEGGLATASLDFAILDRQLQSLHLQAGGIELAGMLDLRDVEIAYDRSATGTDWFLAAHLARPGQAGSQVAGSLAVERGTIVGGSIQIDSLPLGDLTVLEDLSIDYVGRRIPRILPLEAESAPFGMMGGTTECSQVPTGPNVPGGQPTTEGAESYYAVSTSVTHDGETYQGRGSLGFADGRLSGFDVSVACLPIGDFVRLENARVAFTQEGSFRLGGRVGLEDRLVTFYGSMTFDEGRVVGGGLKIGHVPLGVTTIELLEFQVGQNPDGSSTWAAGLSISGPEGNTIGGSGSIEMDEGRMTGGSLTIDELPVAGLFTIEDLGVSFEETPDGTRLSGNGGVARAGSSEPSTLAFSLDFDGGRVVGGSLAAQNILFFDALPIHSFSMGFSPDGGWQGSIGTAVDNLPWAPSIVVGMDVVDGRLIGGELGFDADGDDEPDPPSANGVPASGNGALTAFPLKGLYISLCPDGSTRAGCDGEGDVWEGAIAIELPTPNPVGIAGSIRLRDNKLVGASLSASGLGLPLFPGVTLDSVGATLRKDPNLFLQGDMGARVGPPAVPFMQLDGSVSLEEQPDWDPSTPYDEYQAEWLEFMLRANAELFGLPVDAQGYIKIQTRGFVGMGGRVVAQPVAPITIFGQVDASVFRSQAIGATNPDTGEPLRGFGFQAEGSVGATLFGWEVAGAGVLINTVGLGACASLGGEQGLNVGGGFYWDRPLRSLRFKCDMGRYLIVEAAELSEFSSNQVQGNQVQSELVSTPQNEAPTHAFAIGPDEKMLGVQLFSDAGVPDYALVAPDGTRYEDVTDGAPDEEGYLLFRGDRQQHVLVLEPAEGTWTLVPREGSAEVAEVVTSAALPPVDVTSTIEALDGRHAIDYRIGRIEGQEVAFFERTKDPDDEFIAPLGGVKAGSDGARPAASAPAAVNGAVPMIPAATGDELGDEVGRLEFTPTGSAEASEREVVAVISQDGIPREEVVVGSYTAPAATPAGAPTDLEVTEVEGGVQVRWSPPTDDGGRLVLGYRIQSDVGLSVGTEADQTEVFLPVPAMAPGKEVPVAVEAVTGAGFGEPAITSFVATQTTELQYISLATSQPTDPTDPTDPTDPTDPTDPTDPTDPTDPTDPTDPTDPTDPTDPTDPTDPTVPGPTDPGPSTPAPGDPPAGGGAPRVPGPDELALGETPPTGSSGPLSMPAEARRSSGDLVVTGSSGTVPVLLVALALMMGGGVVAVVAWWRRDPLEVD comes from the coding sequence GTGCGACTCTGGTGGGCGGTGGCCATGGCGGTGGTGGTGGCCGCGGCCGCGACCGGGGTGGCGGCGATCGTCGGCGCCGACGAACCGGTGTGGGACGCCGAGGACGTGCTGGTCGTCGCGGCGGTCGACGTCGACACCACGAGCGGGTCGCGAGCGGTGAGCGTGACGTGGCCGACCCCCGGGGGCACGATCGACGGCTTCGAGCTGCTCCGCGACGGTGCCGTCGTGGCCACGGCCGGCGGTGATGCGCGCGCGCTGGTCGATCCTGCCGCGCCCGAGGGCGGAGACATGGCCTACTCGGTGCGGGCCATGGCCGAGGGGAGGGAGCTGGCCGAGCTCCGAGGCCCGGAGGTCCGGATCACGGCGGACACCCTGGACTGCACCATCACCTGGACCGGTGCCGCCGGCGACGGGTGGGGTGACGATCGGAACTGGGCTCCCGTGCTGGTCGATGCCAAGGGGGATCCGACCCTGCGCAGCCCCGGGCCCGCCGACGCGGCGTGCGTCGAGGCCAACCACAACCTGCCGATCAGCATCTCGGAGAAGGAGCCGGCCGTGGGTTCGCTCGCCGCTCCGGCTGGATCGGCCGCGGCCGGGCCGTTGCGCATGGTCGACGGCGGCGGGCTCGAGGTGCTGGGGTCCTTCGACGCGCGGAACCTCCGGATCGATGGCGGGGACCTGGCGTTGCGGGCCGGCGGCGTGATCAGGGCGACCTCGACGGTGGACCTGTCGTTGCGGGGTGGCTCGCTCGACATCACCGGCACCCTGGCGGTGACCAACGGCCTGAACGGCGACGTCCGGGTGTACGACGGGGCCGTCGTCTCTCTGCACGGCGGTCGACTCCTCGTCGACGAGCTCACCATCGGGCCCCCTCGGATCGGCCTGCCCGCCGACGCCTCGCTCGTGGCCAGCGGGGGCCACGTGCTCGAGGCCTCGCGCACCTCCGTCAACGGTCGAGGCGATCTGTCCGTGGCCGGCGACGGCGGGACGCTACGCACTGGTTCGCTCGACGTGTGGCGCAACGACGGCGACGGGCGCACCTCCGTGGCCTGGGCGGTCGGTGGCGTGGGCGATGCGCTGACCCCGGACTCGATCCGCTCGCGTGCCGACAACGAGCTCGTCCTCGGCGACCTGCTGGCGATCGACGCCGGTGACGACGTCCTCGAGGGCGTCGAGCTCGACGTCGAGGGCCGTCTCGTGCTGGGCGAGAAGGTCGGGGCCATCGGCGACCTGACCCTCCAGGGCCCTGACGCCGAGCTCCTCACCGGCGGGTCGGCGGTACCGAACGCCGGCGTCGAGCACGTGGACCGTCTGAACGTGTGGTCCACTTCGACGGTCTGGCCGGGCGACCTGTCCAGTGAAGCGATCAGCCTCGACGACGCCGAGCTGTCCGTGCAGGGCGCTCTCACCGACGGGCCGGCGGACGGGTTCGAGCTGGAGATGCGCAGATCCACGCTGCGGGTCGGCGACCCGCTGGTGATCCCGCCCGGGCGGGAGCTGGCGCTGTACTTCGGGCCCTCGGTCTTCGACGGCGACCTCGTGCTCGACGGTCGGCTCCCTCTCGACCAGGCGATCGACGGGACCGAGTTCCCCTCGCTCACCGTCTCGGGTGATGTCCAGGTCCGCGACGGGGGCGAGATCACCCTGCTCCACGGCCAGGACGCACTCGAGGTCCAGGGCCGTCTCACCGTCGACCCGGATGGCGTGATCAGCGTGTGGCTGGACGAGGCACCCGATGGCCCCGTGCTGCTCGTGCCCGCCGGTGGGGCGGTGGCCGATCCTCGATCGATCGCGCTCACCGGTCCGGGCGCCGACAAGGCCGTCGTCGAGGTGCGCAACGATGGTCTCTGGGCCGTGCCCGGCGACCCCGGCGACCCCGGCGACCCGGGCGACCCGGGTGATCCGGGTGATCCGGGTGATCCGGGTGATCCGGGTGATCCGGGTGATCCGGGTGATCCGGGTGATCCGGGTGAGAAGTGCACCGAGGCCCTCCCCGGGGTCCTGGGCCTGTCGTTGACCGGGTGCTGGAGCGACCGCGGCGAGGGCGTCTACGCCGCCGGCGTGGCGGTGGCCCCGGACGGGGATCTGCCCGGCATCGGAGGGATCGTGTTCGAGCCCTCGGCGGGGGTCGAGCTCCTGCTCGACCTGTCCGAGCCCACCCAGCCTCGCCTCCGTTCGGTGCTGTCGGCCGACGAGTCCCAGCTCGGCGACACCTCGGTCACGGTCCCGCTGATCGGGCGCGACGGCGGCGACGTGGATGGTGCGTCGTTCCCCGCCTCCGACGGCTCGTCCATCGATCTGGGGACCTTCGGCGTCGACTGGCGCCTGGACCAGCCCATCGACCTCGCCTCCGTCGCCGACCTGTTCGGGCTCCCGCTGCCGGACGGCATGACCCTCCAGGTCGTGAACGACGCCTGGCTCCTCGGCGCGCCGATCCCGTTGCCGGCGGTGGTCGGTGGCCAGACGGCGGACTTCGCGGCGGTGATCAGCGACCTGGGCATCGATCCGGCCGACCTCTCCCTCGAGGGGATCGAGGACGCCGTGTTCGCCGAGCTGGCCGCCCTCCAGGACCTGGCCCTCACCTGGGCGGGCGACACCACCTGGCGCATCGTCTCGGCCATCGGCGATCCCTTCGCCATCGACGGTGAGCTCGACTACGACGGGGACCTGACGGCGGGCACCCTGGTCGTGTCCGGCCTGAGCGTGGCCGGCCTCGGTGATCCCGACGCCACCGTCACCCTCGAGTTCGACCGGTCCCAGGGCCGGTGGTCCGGCCAGTACGAGGTGGCCGACGGCCAGAGGGTGGACGTCGAGCTCGACACCGACGGCACCTCGCTGGTGGGCGGCACCGTGGCCCTCGCCGACGTCGCGTTCGGCCTGGCCACCGTCGAGGACTTCGAGATGACCTACCGGGCGGGCGTCTGGGCGTTGACGGGGACGGTGACCCACCTCGGGGGCACCGACAGCCTCATGGGGGCCCTGGTGACCGACGAGGGCGAGATCGTGAACCTGGAGGTGACGTTGACGGCCTCGTACGGTCCGTTCGGGCGCCTCGACCCGTTCTCGCTGAGCTACGCGGGTGAGGACGCCACCCTCCCGGACGGCAGCCCGGCGCCGGAGGGGGCCGAGGTCTACGCGGTGGCCGCCACGATGCACAGCGGCGGCGAGACGAGCTCGGTGGACGGGTTCATGGCCTTCGACGGCGGCGTGGTGCTCGCCGACCTCTCGGTCGACGTGGCCCTGGGCGAGCTGGCGAGCCTCGACGGTCGCCTCTCGTACGACCCGGCCAAGTCCCCGGACTGGGTGCTCGGGGGCACCGACGGCTCGGAGATGGCCACCCTGACCTGCGGCACGGGCCAGAGCGAGATCGGCGGCGCGCTGCGACTCGACGACGGGGCGCCGGTGGCCGGCCGGCTGCGGGCCACCGGCCTGTGCGTCGGCGTGGCTCAGCTCACCGAGATCGAGCTCCTGGTGGCACCCGACGAGGGCGGCACCGCCTTCGACCTCACGGCCCGGGTGGCCCAGGCGACCGACGAGGACGCGGTGGTCACCGGCCGTCTCCACTTCGTGGAGGGACGCATCGAGGAAGGCGCGCTGGCCATCCCCGAGACGACCATCGAGGGCCTCGTCACCCTCCCCGAGACCTTCCTCGCCGTCACCCGCGACGGGGACGTCGAGCGCTGGGAAGCCACGATCCGGGGCGGGCCCCTGCGTGAGCTGGAGCTGGCCTTCGACGACGGCGCCCTGGTCGCCGGCGACCTGTGGCTCGCACCCGAGGACGACGACGGACCCCCCGTGGTCTCGTGGGGCGACTGGCTCGCGGTGGAGTCGCTGCGGCTCACGTTCGACGGGGACGCCGGGACGTGGGCGGTCGAGGGGAACCTGGCCGAGCCCGACGCCGAGATCACCGGCGAGCTGGTGGTCGACGACGGACGGGTGCTGAGCGGCGCCCTGCAGATCGACGGGGTCGAGATCGGCCCCCTCGCCCAGGTCGACCTCACCCTCACCGTCGACGCGGTGGTGGACCGCCGCCTGGCCCTCACCGGAGAGGTGCGCGGCAAGGCCTTCGAAGGCGATCGGGCCGTCAGCGGCGAGCTGGTGTTCACCTCCGGCGGGCAGCTCGAGTCCGGGTTCCTGAGCCTGTCGGCGCTGCCCATCGGTGAGCTGGCCACCGTGGAAGACGTCGAGATCGCCTTCACCCTCGGCACCTCGTGGGCCCTGTCCGGGACGATCCTCGACGCCAACGGGAAGCTCCTCAACGACGTGGAGGGCCTGCTCGAGTACGACGAGGGCTTCCTGACGGCCGCCGAGCTGGAGGTGGGCACCCTCTCGCTGGGCGTGGCCACCATCGACGACCTCGAGCTCGAGCTGACCCGCTCGCAGGACGACACCAACCGCACCGGTTCCTACGCCATCTCCGGGCTGGTCGACGTCCCCGCCGTCACCACCCCGGACAAGGGCCTCGAAGCCGGCCCGCCCGAGCCGGTGACCGGCTCGCTCACCATGGTCGACGGCCGCATCGAGTCCATGCAGCTCGGCGTGCCCATGCTCCAGCTCGGCGGCCTGGCCTACCTCGAGGACCTGGAGCTGGGCTACGACCACGACGAGGCCGACGACCTCGCAACCGTCTCCGGCGCCGCCGGGCTCGTCACCGCCGGCGACCTCCCACGCGTCGATGCCAGCCTCGGGCTCACCTTCCGTGACGGTCGCATCGTCGACGCCACGGTCGAGGCCGACGGCCTGCCCCTCGGTGGTCTCTTCAAGCTCTCCGACCTGAGCCTCACCACCGATGCGGCGCTCACCGAGTGCCCGGGACTCGAGCGCGAGGTCCCCGACCCCGCTCGTCCCGAGCTGCGCCTCTGGGCGGTGAGCGCCGTCGTCGGCCAGGACGAGGTGCCGGTGACGGGCTGCCTGGGCATCGAGGACGGCACCCTCGTCGCCGCCCAGCTCGGCCTCGGTTCGGTGGAGCTCACCGAGCTCTTCCGCTTCGAGGACCTGCTCCTCACCTACGAGGGCTTGGAACAGGCGACGCTGCCCACCACGGAGGGTGGGGAGGCCGTGCTCGACCGCACCGTGCTCGCCCTCTCCGGCACCGTGATCACCGGCGAGAGCGACACCCGCACGTTCGCCGGCCAGGCGGCGGTCATGGACGGCGGTCTCGAGTCGCTCGAGCTCTCCATGTCGACGTTGCCGTTGGTCGGCGGCGTCGAGCTGCGCCAGCTCCGCATCGCCTACGACCAGAGCGGCCGCTGGGACGGCGAGAGCGACACCACCTTCGCCCTCAGCGGCCAGGCCGTGCACGGGGGCGGCACCACCGCGGTGTCGGGCAGCTTCAGCCTGGCGCCCGAAGGCCGTGGTGGCCGGGTGCAGGCCGCCTCGATCGACATCCACGAGCTGCCGGTCGGGCCCCTCCTGCTCAACCGCTTCGGACTCGTCTACACCGCGGACGAGGGTGGGTCGGGCTGGGCCATCGGCGGTTCGGTGACCGTTCCCGGCGGCGAGACCTTCGCCATCGACGGTGAGGCGGTCGTGGCCGAGGGCCGGCTGGTGTCGGCCACCATGACCATCCCGCGCCTGCCGATCTACGACCAGCTCCAGCTCGCCGACATGGAGTTCGCCTACTCCTTCGACGACAAGACCGGTCTCACCAGCTGGTCGGGATCGGGGGAGGTGGAGGGCTTCGGCAGCGGGAAGGGGCCCGCGGCCAGCGTGGATCTGGTCATCGACGGGCAGGGCCGTCTGGTCGACGGCGAGATCCTCGCCGAGCGCGTCGAGTGGGACGGGTTGCTCACCCTCGAGCAGTTCCGGCTCATCACCGCCGACACCGACGACGGGCGGATCTGGGATGTGTCCGCCGCAGTGCTCTCGCCCCAGGGGGCATCGAGCTCGCTGACCGGCAGCGTCACGCTCGAGGACGGCCGCGTCATGGCCGGGAACCTCTCGGTGACGGGCCTCTCCATCGCCGGGCTGGTGGAGGTCGAGGAGCTGTCGCTCTCCGCCTCCACCGAAGGGGACACCACCACCTGGGCCGGCGCCCTGCTGGCGCGCAGCGGCGGCTTCGAGGCGGAGGGGTCGGCCACCATGACCTGGGCGGACGGTCGCCTCGCCGAGGCCAGCCTGGCGCTGGGCGACGTGCGCCTCGGCGAGACCCTCACCATCGAGCAGTTCCAGCTCGACTTCCCCGCCGACGTCGACGGGTTGCCCGGGTGGGCGGCCAAGGGCAGCGTGCGCCACGAGGGCGGGCTCAGCACCCTCGGGGGTGAGCTGGCCTTCGTGGACGGCCTGCCCCACCGCGGCGAACTGGTCGCCGAGAACCTCCAGTTCGGCCCGCTGGCCCTCGACGACTTCTCCCTCGCGGTGACCGACGGCGAGGTGGACTCCTGCGACACGACCGTCGGCGCCGACGCGGGAAGCGTGGTCTACGCCCTCGGGGCCACCATCGGCTACGGCGACGGGAACACCTCCAGCGCCGGCGGCCACATGGAGCTCACCGACGGCCGGATGACCGACGCCGCCCTCTGCGGCGACGGGATCCGCATGACCGAGCTGGCCGTGCTCGACGACGTGCACCTGTCCTACCGCGCGGCGACCGTCGACCGTCCGCTGGAGCGCTGGAGCGGTGCGGCCACCGTGCGCGACGGAGAGGGCGGGCTCGCCACCGCGTCGCTGGACTTCGCCATCCTCGACCGCCAGCTCCAGTCGCTGCACCTGCAGGCCGGTGGGATCGAACTGGCCGGGATGCTCGACCTGCGCGACGTGGAGATCGCGTACGACCGTTCCGCCACGGGCACGGACTGGTTCCTCGCCGCCCATCTCGCCCGCCCGGGCCAGGCCGGTTCGCAGGTCGCGGGCTCGCTGGCCGTGGAGCGGGGCACCATCGTCGGTGGCTCCATCCAGATCGACAGCCTGCCCCTCGGCGACCTCACCGTGCTCGAGGACCTCTCCATCGACTACGTCGGCCGTCGGATACCGCGGATTCTGCCGCTGGAAGCCGAATCGGCACCGTTCGGGATGATGGGCGGCACCACCGAGTGCTCCCAGGTCCCGACGGGGCCCAACGTGCCGGGTGGGCAGCCGACCACCGAAGGGGCCGAGTCCTACTACGCGGTCAGCACCTCGGTCACCCACGACGGCGAGACCTACCAAGGGCGGGGCTCGCTCGGGTTCGCCGACGGACGCCTGTCCGGGTTCGACGTGTCGGTGGCCTGCCTGCCCATCGGCGACTTCGTGCGGCTGGAGAACGCCCGGGTGGCCTTCACCCAGGAGGGCTCCTTCCGCCTCGGTGGTCGTGTGGGCCTCGAGGACCGCCTGGTCACCTTCTACGGGTCGATGACCTTCGACGAGGGCCGGGTGGTCGGTGGCGGCCTCAAGATCGGACACGTACCGCTGGGGGTCACCACCATCGAGCTGCTCGAGTTCCAGGTCGGACAGAACCCCGACGGCAGCTCCACGTGGGCGGCCGGGCTCAGCATCTCCGGGCCGGAGGGCAACACCATCGGGGGGTCGGGCTCGATCGAGATGGACGAGGGCCGCATGACCGGCGGCTCGTTGACGATCGACGAGCTCCCGGTGGCCGGCCTGTTCACCATCGAGGACCTCGGGGTCTCCTTCGAGGAGACGCCCGACGGCACCAGGCTGTCGGGCAACGGTGGCGTGGCCCGGGCCGGGAGCTCCGAGCCGTCCACCCTCGCCTTCAGCCTCGACTTCGACGGTGGGCGGGTGGTCGGCGGCTCCCTGGCGGCCCAGAACATCCTCTTCTTCGACGCGCTGCCCATCCACTCGTTCTCGATGGGCTTCAGCCCCGACGGCGGCTGGCAGGGCTCCATCGGCACGGCGGTGGACAACCTGCCCTGGGCGCCCTCGATCGTGGTGGGGATGGACGTCGTCGACGGTCGTCTCATCGGCGGCGAGCTCGGCTTCGATGCCGACGGTGACGACGAGCCGGACCCGCCGAGCGCCAACGGCGTCCCGGCGTCGGGCAACGGCGCGCTCACGGCGTTCCCGCTCAAGGGCCTCTACATCAGCCTCTGTCCCGACGGGTCGACCCGAGCCGGTTGCGACGGCGAGGGCGACGTGTGGGAGGGCGCCATCGCCATCGAGCTGCCCACCCCCAACCCGGTGGGCATCGCCGGCTCGATCCGCCTTCGCGACAACAAGCTGGTGGGGGCCTCGCTCTCGGCCAGCGGGCTGGGCCTGCCGCTGTTCCCCGGGGTGACGCTCGACAGCGTCGGCGCCACGCTCAGGAAGGACCCCAACCTGTTCCTGCAGGGCGACATGGGCGCCCGGGTCGGACCGCCGGCGGTGCCGTTCATGCAGCTCGACGGCTCGGTCAGCCTCGAGGAGCAGCCCGACTGGGACCCGTCCACGCCCTACGACGAGTACCAGGCCGAATGGCTGGAGTTCATGCTGCGGGCCAACGCCGAGCTCTTCGGCCTGCCGGTCGACGCCCAGGGCTACATCAAGATCCAGACCCGCGGCTTCGTCGGCATGGGTGGCCGCGTCGTGGCCCAGCCGGTGGCGCCGATCACCATCTTCGGCCAGGTCGACGCATCGGTGTTCCGCTCCCAGGCCATCGGCGCCACCAACCCCGACACGGGCGAACCGCTCAGAGGCTTCGGGTTCCAGGCCGAGGGCTCGGTGGGCGCCACCCTCTTCGGTTGGGAGGTGGCCGGGGCGGGCGTGCTGATCAACACCGTGGGCCTGGGCGCCTGCGCCTCGTTGGGCGGTGAACAGGGCCTGAACGTCGGCGGCGGCTTCTACTGGGACCGTCCGCTGCGTTCGCTGCGCTTCAAGTGCGACATGGGTCGCTACCTCATCGTGGAGGCGGCCGAGCTCAGCGAGTTCTCCAGCAACCAGGTGCAGGGCAACCAGGTGCAGAGCGAGCTGGTCTCGACCCCGCAGAACGAGGCGCCGACCCACGCCTTCGCCATCGGGCCGGACGAGAAGATGCTCGGCGTGCAGCTCTTCAGCGACGCCGGCGTGCCCGACTACGCCCTCGTGGCCCCTGACGGCACCCGCTACGAGGACGTCACCGACGGCGCCCCCGACGAGGAGGGCTACCTGCTCTTCCGGGGTGACCGCCAACAGCACGTCCTGGTGCTCGAGCCGGCGGAGGGCACGTGGACCCTGGTGCCTCGGGAGGGCTCCGCCGAGGTGGCCGAGGTGGTCACGTCGGCCGCTCTGCCGCCCGTGGACGTGACGAGCACCATCGAGGCCCTCGACGGCCGCCACGCGATCGACTACCGCATCGGCCGCATCGAGGGCCAGGAGGTGGCGTTCTTCGAACGCACCAAGGATCCCGACGACGAGTTCATCGCCCCGCTCGGCGGGGTGAAGGCCGGCTCCGACGGTGCCCGGCCGGCGGCGTCGGCGCCGGCGGCGGTGAACGGGGCGGTCCCGATGATCCCGGCGGCCACCGGTGATGAGCTGGGCGACGAGGTCGGTCGGCTCGAGTTCACGCCGACCGGGTCGGCCGAGGCCTCCGAACGAGAGGTCGTGGCGGTGATCTCCCAGGACGGGATCCCGCGCGAGGAGGTGGTGGTCGGCAGCTACACGGCGCCGGCAGCCACCCCGGCGGGTGCCCCCACCGATCTGGAGGTCACCGAGGTCGAGGGCGGGGTGCAGGTGCGCTGGTCGCCGCCGACCGACGACGGGGGCCGGCTGGTCCTCGGCTACCGGATCCAGTCCGATGTCGGGCTCAGCGTCGGCACCGAGGCGGACCAGACCGAGGTCTTCCTGCCCGTCCCGGCCATGGCCCCGGGCAAGGAGGTGCCCGTGGCCGTCGAGGCGGTCACCGGTGCAGGGTTCGGCGAGCCGGCCATCACGAGCTTCGTGGCCACCCAGACCACCGAGCTGCAGTACATCTCCCTGGCCACGAGCCAGCCCACCGATCCGACGGACCCCACCGACCCCACCGACCCCACCGACCCCACGGACCCCACCGACCCCACGGACCCCACCGACCCGACGGATCCGACCGATCCGACGGATCCGACCGATCCGACCGATCCGACCGATCCGACCGACCCGACGGTTCCGGGGCCCACCGACCCGGGCCCGTCGACACCGGCCCCCGGTGACCCACCGGCCGGTGGGGGCGCCCCCCGGGTCCCCGGGCCCGACGAGCTCGCCCTGGGCGAGACGCCTCCGACGGGGAGCAGCGGCCCGTTGTCGATGCCGGCCGAGGCTCGCCGGAGCTCCGGTGACCTGGTCGTCACCGGTTCCTCGGGCACCGTCCCGGTGCTGCTGGTGGCCCTGGCCCTGATGATGGGCGGCGGCGTGGTCGCCGTCGTCGCCTGGTGGCGGCGCGACCCTCTCGAGGTCGACTGA